A region from the Candidatus Zixiibacteriota bacterium genome encodes:
- a CDS encoding 4Fe-4S dicluster domain-containing protein, with product MAQYGFFFDQSRCTGCRACSIACKGWYDIPPGPLKYMRVYQWEQGAFPDVRLGLLAVNCYHCEKPACVEACPHEAIFKEEKYGAVLIDEERCEGERRCWDACPYGSIVYASDREGEKAHKCTMCIDRLEQGELPICVHSCSLRALDFGPIEELRKKYGDLDTLDGLPDGKITRAAVVFKPRDPKKPLLPYDADRALDLWRQRGPYAPADLPPTFDDRDAVTRPASGIRGRERLVLKARSAEELMVATRDDE from the coding sequence GTGGCCCAATACGGATTTTTCTTTGATCAGAGCCGCTGCACGGGATGCCGCGCGTGCAGCATCGCGTGCAAAGGCTGGTACGACATCCCTCCGGGGCCGCTGAAATACATGCGGGTCTATCAATGGGAGCAAGGCGCTTTTCCCGACGTCCGCCTCGGGCTGCTCGCCGTCAACTGCTATCACTGCGAGAAGCCCGCCTGCGTCGAGGCCTGCCCGCACGAGGCGATCTTCAAGGAGGAGAAGTACGGCGCCGTGCTGATCGACGAGGAACGTTGCGAAGGGGAGCGTCGATGCTGGGATGCGTGTCCGTACGGCTCGATCGTCTATGCCAGCGATCGAGAAGGCGAGAAAGCGCACAAATGCACGATGTGCATCGATCGGCTGGAACAGGGGGAACTGCCGATTTGCGTGCACTCCTGCTCGCTGCGGGCCCTCGATTTCGGCCCCATCGAGGAGCTGAGAAAGAAATACGGCGATCTCGACACGCTCGACGGGCTTCCCGACGGGAAAATCACGCGGGCGGCGGTCGTGTTCAAGCCGCGCGACCCCAAGAAGCCGTTGCTGCCTTACGACGCCGACAGGGCGCTCGACCTCTGGCGGCAGCGCGGCCCGTACGCGCCGGCCGATCTGCCGCCCACGTTCGACGACAGGGATGCGGTGACCCGCCCCGCGTCGGGCATCCGGGGAAGGGAGCGGCTGGTGCTCAAGGCGAGAAGCGCGGAGGAGCTCATGGTTGCGACCCGTGACGACGAGTAG
- a CDS encoding YHS domain-containing protein, whose amino-acid sequence MVTDPVCKKEVDEKAAPGGKARFWGKVFFFCDKKCRAEFQRDPQKFVPKTEEGEKEPGYDPRMFIGDM is encoded by the coding sequence ATGGTTACCGATCCAGTCTGCAAAAAGGAAGTCGACGAGAAGGCCGCTCCCGGAGGAAAGGCGCGGTTCTGGGGCAAGGTCTTTTTCTTCTGCGACAAGAAATGTCGGGCCGAATTCCAGCGCGATCCGCAAAAGTTCGTGCCGAAAACCGAAGAGGGGGAAAAAGAGCCGGGCTACGATCCGAGGATGTTCATCGGGGACATGTAG
- a CDS encoding molybdopterin-dependent oxidoreductase: MSILRLDLEGLRQFPSRCGDGGYSLRALGKSAGGWDRVVKGSHATNCGYQRSCNFNLYVKDGIVLREEQVGNYPPPNDSRVPDPNPRGCAQGACYAQRMADPTRVKYPLKRAGERGAGRWQRLSWDQALTEIADTLIDILVSEGPQAIMHGGGTRVHGQETQGAGAGAFFEALGAPLPSVNTEIGDDHQGVAVTLGKVVLGDSADHWFYADLILIWGGNPACTNVANFHYIAEARYNGTRVVVISPDYNASARHGDLWVPVNIGTDAALALGLAQVIIGEKLYREEFVREQTDLPFLVRMDNGRLLREKDLKVGGREDAFYVRDLGTGEIVQAPRKSLALGGLVPALDGECELRALCGRIRVRPVFALLRERLDARFSPEKASAVTGVAAPLIRALARDIASAGGVVNVATTNWGKFHHGDLIERAILLVFALCGHMGRRGASFSALPILAPETSVGALERGGEQILVSAAGADPRYAGWKEDGCTAEMILSEYARESVACGAVPLAGLDHFLRGGLLDLDGRQAPACRPLQSYLDEALLNAWQPAAKGPPARPRALFQVGGNVFRRARATRRLLRELLGSLRLIVTMDWRMSTTALYSDYVLPACGWYERVSMSLFGCTQSPFLQLADEAVEPLYESASDWRIFVRLARKLEERAAERGISAYRDGAGRERCFEGLGERVTCGLYGEEDEEQLARDAFLNSANREELAWEEFRERGIAAYTALGTALRSMGNACDLRQGEPLVPLTKHTEKKEPYPTLTRRIQFYIDHDWYLELDEHLPTHKDCPKAGGDYPLQLTGGHTRWSMHSDWIDDAILLRLQRGEPVAFVNPRDAARRGMGDGDPMEVYNDLADFRVRAAVSPAVRPGQMVIYHGWENYQFEGWRHFKSVMASPMNPIELAGGYGHIRPDPFACSPGISDRDTRVDMKRAEGRRAGKRCAVDGRLAC; the protein is encoded by the coding sequence ATGAGCATTCTGCGACTCGATCTGGAAGGTCTCCGACAGTTCCCGTCTCGCTGCGGCGACGGCGGCTACAGCTTGCGCGCGCTGGGCAAGAGCGCCGGCGGGTGGGATCGGGTCGTCAAGGGCTCGCATGCGACCAACTGCGGGTACCAGCGATCGTGCAATTTCAATCTCTACGTCAAGGACGGCATTGTGCTGCGGGAGGAGCAGGTCGGGAACTATCCGCCGCCGAACGACTCGCGCGTTCCGGATCCCAATCCCCGCGGCTGCGCGCAAGGAGCATGCTACGCGCAGAGGATGGCCGACCCGACCCGTGTCAAATATCCCTTGAAGCGCGCCGGCGAGCGCGGCGCAGGGCGGTGGCAGCGCCTGAGCTGGGATCAGGCGCTGACGGAGATCGCCGATACCTTGATCGACATTCTGGTCTCCGAGGGCCCGCAGGCGATCATGCACGGGGGCGGAACGCGAGTTCACGGGCAGGAGACCCAGGGCGCCGGGGCCGGCGCTTTCTTCGAGGCGCTGGGCGCGCCGCTTCCGAGCGTGAACACGGAGATCGGCGACGACCATCAGGGAGTCGCCGTTACGCTGGGGAAAGTCGTTCTTGGCGACTCGGCCGATCACTGGTTTTACGCCGACCTGATCCTGATCTGGGGCGGGAACCCCGCCTGCACCAACGTCGCCAACTTCCACTACATCGCCGAGGCGCGCTACAACGGCACCCGCGTGGTGGTCATCTCGCCCGACTACAACGCCTCGGCGCGACACGGGGACCTCTGGGTGCCCGTGAACATCGGCACGGATGCGGCCCTCGCTCTCGGCCTGGCGCAGGTCATCATCGGAGAGAAGCTCTACCGGGAGGAGTTCGTACGCGAGCAGACCGATCTGCCGTTTCTGGTGCGCATGGATAACGGCAGGCTCCTGCGGGAGAAGGACTTGAAGGTCGGCGGGCGCGAGGACGCGTTTTACGTCCGCGATCTCGGCACGGGCGAGATCGTCCAGGCGCCGCGCAAGAGCCTCGCGCTCGGCGGCCTGGTGCCGGCGCTGGACGGCGAATGCGAGCTTCGAGCGCTTTGCGGCCGGATCCGGGTCCGGCCCGTTTTCGCGCTGCTGCGGGAAAGGCTCGACGCGCGTTTTTCCCCCGAGAAGGCGTCCGCCGTTACCGGCGTCGCCGCGCCGCTGATCCGGGCGCTGGCGAGAGACATCGCGTCGGCCGGAGGGGTCGTGAACGTGGCCACCACGAACTGGGGAAAGTTCCACCACGGCGATCTCATCGAGCGCGCCATCCTTCTGGTCTTTGCGCTCTGCGGTCACATGGGACGCAGAGGCGCAAGCTTCAGCGCTCTTCCGATTCTCGCCCCCGAAACCTCGGTGGGAGCGCTGGAGCGCGGCGGAGAGCAGATCCTGGTTTCCGCGGCCGGGGCGGATCCGCGTTACGCCGGCTGGAAAGAAGACGGCTGTACGGCCGAGATGATCCTCTCCGAGTATGCGAGGGAAAGCGTGGCCTGCGGCGCGGTTCCGCTCGCGGGGCTGGATCATTTCCTTCGCGGCGGCCTGTTGGATCTGGACGGGCGGCAAGCTCCGGCCTGCCGGCCGCTTCAGAGCTACCTCGACGAGGCTCTGCTGAACGCCTGGCAGCCCGCCGCCAAGGGGCCGCCGGCGCGCCCCAGGGCGCTGTTTCAGGTTGGAGGCAACGTCTTCCGCCGCGCCCGGGCCACACGGCGGTTGCTCCGGGAGCTGCTGGGGTCGCTCCGGCTGATCGTGACCATGGACTGGCGCATGAGCACCACGGCCCTTTACTCGGACTACGTTCTGCCGGCGTGCGGCTGGTACGAGCGCGTCTCCATGTCGCTCTTCGGCTGCACGCAGTCCCCGTTCCTGCAGCTTGCTGACGAGGCGGTCGAACCGCTTTACGAGTCGGCGAGCGACTGGAGAATCTTCGTGCGGCTGGCCAGGAAGCTGGAGGAGCGGGCGGCAGAACGAGGGATATCGGCTTACCGTGACGGTGCGGGAAGGGAGAGGTGTTTCGAAGGATTGGGAGAACGCGTGACGTGCGGGCTTTACGGCGAGGAGGACGAGGAGCAGTTGGCGCGCGACGCCTTCCTGAACTCCGCGAACCGCGAGGAGCTGGCGTGGGAAGAGTTCAGGGAGCGGGGGATCGCGGCTTACACGGCTCTCGGTACGGCGCTGCGGTCAATGGGGAACGCCTGTGACCTTCGACAGGGAGAGCCGCTCGTGCCCCTGACGAAGCACACGGAAAAGAAAGAGCCTTACCCCACGCTCACGCGCCGGATCCAGTTCTACATCGATCATGACTGGTACCTGGAGCTCGACGAGCACCTGCCGACGCACAAGGACTGTCCCAAGGCGGGCGGGGATTATCCGCTCCAGCTGACGGGAGGGCACACCCGCTGGAGCATGCACAGCGACTGGATCGACGATGCGATCCTTCTCCGGTTGCAGCGGGGCGAGCCGGTGGCGTTCGTCAATCCGCGGGACGCCGCAAGACGCGGCATGGGCGACGGAGATCCGATGGAGGTGTACAACGACCTCGCGGACTTCCGCGTTCGCGCGGCGGTTTCCCCGGCGGTGCGTCCCGGCCAGATGGTCATCTATCACGGATGGGAAAACTACCAGTTCGAGGGCTGGCGCCACTTCAAGAGCGTCATGGCCTCTCCGATGAATCCCATCGAGCTGGCCGGCGGTTACGGGCATATCCGGCCCGATCCCTTTGCGTGCTCGCCCGGGATCAGCGACCGAGACACCCGGGTCGACATGAAAAGAGCGGAAGGCCGCCGCGCCGGGAAACGTTGCGCCGTCGACGGGAGGCTCGCTTGCTAG
- a CDS encoding ABC transporter substrate-binding protein, translating into MRHAKRVIGRLGVLVLLFSGAPSGGLPAAERLVGIYSARVMSQSMPWIAQEAGLFQKHNLDFRLVYIASSGMVTAAMLGGDAEVCLTGGVGNVRAYVQGATDLVFIGNVKNIMTQSILAGGAIKKPTDLKGKKIGVTRIGSNTHYFTIQALRRAGLNPDRDITFIQTGGEFETLAALIKGAIHAATMTAPGDAKAIAQGFHYVVYGPELRIPYAATTFGTRRSIINRRPQAVGAFMRAMAEAAKILHTDREFTYRVLARQLRVDDRKILDAAYNAEIRALEPRMEIRVEALQATLDEISQIDARAKNVKPEELFDRRYLDEMEASGFFDRLWGKDGRKDAREFIGK; encoded by the coding sequence ATGCGACACGCGAAAAGGGTCATCGGGCGGCTCGGAGTGCTCGTCCTGTTGTTTTCGGGCGCTCCCTCCGGCGGTCTTCCGGCCGCCGAGCGGCTGGTCGGCATCTACTCCGCCCGGGTGATGTCTCAGTCGATGCCCTGGATCGCGCAGGAAGCCGGGCTGTTCCAGAAGCACAATCTCGACTTTCGCCTCGTCTACATCGCCTCTTCCGGAATGGTGACCGCGGCCATGCTGGGAGGCGACGCCGAAGTGTGCCTCACCGGCGGCGTCGGCAACGTGCGGGCTTACGTGCAAGGCGCCACCGATCTGGTTTTCATCGGCAACGTCAAGAACATCATGACGCAGAGCATCCTGGCAGGCGGAGCGATCAAGAAGCCGACCGATCTCAAGGGGAAGAAGATCGGCGTTACCCGGATCGGCAGCAACACGCACTATTTTACCATCCAGGCGCTCAGGCGCGCCGGTCTGAACCCCGACCGCGACATCACGTTCATCCAGACCGGCGGAGAATTCGAGACCCTCGCGGCCCTGATCAAAGGGGCCATCCACGCGGCGACCATGACGGCGCCAGGAGACGCGAAAGCGATCGCGCAGGGTTTCCACTATGTAGTCTACGGGCCGGAGCTTCGCATTCCCTACGCGGCGACGACCTTCGGAACCCGCCGGTCGATCATCAACCGGCGGCCGCAGGCCGTCGGCGCGTTCATGCGCGCGATGGCGGAAGCGGCCAAGATCCTCCATACCGACCGGGAATTCACCTATCGGGTGCTGGCGAGACAGCTGCGGGTCGACGACAGAAAAATTCTCGACGCCGCTTACAACGCCGAGATCCGGGCCCTCGAACCGAGAATGGAGATCAGGGTCGAAGCGCTCCAGGCGACTCTCGACGAGATCTCGCAGATCGATGCGCGGGCGAAGAACGTCAAGCCGGAGGAGCTGTTCGATCGCCGCTATCTGGACGAGATGGAAGCCAGCGGGTTTTTCGACCGGCTGTGGGGAAAAGACGGGCGCAAGGACGCGAGGGAGTTCATTGGCAAGTAG
- a CDS encoding molybdopterin-dependent oxidoreductase, producing MTSTSARISTRTRKNRRAAVVRRLKRLHAGEEVVYTGCRINCGGSQCVLRVRRKNGAVTAIEPDDHYNRGVGREDAVVSDLDLIKNRLQLRGCPVGWVFHKLASSPDRLLYPMKRASGARRGEGRFERISWDEALDTVAGKMKEIVERYGPYSIVTPYAPNARLERLFGLWGAGMEGWGWCSMDPGRLAMHLMAGVPGWSYGEGSNDMADFLIHTKMIVLWGFEPTITHFGPGHQLAYYIRMARERGTPVICIDPRYTVAAEVLADQWIPIKPGTDAAMMLAVANVLIKEKLYNREFVEKYVDVAGFEKWRGHVLGETDGVDKTPEWAEKICAVPAETIRGFARLYARKKPTWLWKGYGIDRKSRGENTARGAASLQAIMGYWGVPGGSVPLHLRFRHKPPVMLPYGEIPKRMVPKMYRSHKWAQMVLLLDKVRAGEMSVEEYKRIIGWRAGALPGRPVTRVWAGGTGGGQGVASPVEENGTVGNEEALPNPKMLMWGTYYGAGTNTLNNNADSTNDQLKALERMEFVVWAGTQMGPMARYADVLLPLADTTLETRYINSGGYGGFANYTFLPGVVPPPGEARNDEWVYSELARRLGIGERYNQYYSGERWEACWEEYLEDEYRDLRERLEKEGVKAPTWKKFTRDCLINVDEFFDEPWHGYKEFIEGGKPLKTRSGKIELYSDIVADEAQRGRLHFDAHGRLIDNLPNDWRDLAPFATYQPPYRGMDHRDVKRFPLMLLTSYPRYRIHSTFWNVPWLRGDCYRHAIWLSAADARKRGIKDGDTVRVFNDKGVAVIPAYVTARLLPGLAVIHHGGWYEPDENGVDRGCTPNVFLTDPESPVTAPAVTNLVEVERCEGSRRPEGGF from the coding sequence GTGACATCGACGAGCGCGCGAATAAGCACCCGGACCCGGAAGAATCGGCGGGCGGCGGTGGTGCGCCGGTTGAAGCGGCTTCACGCGGGGGAGGAGGTCGTCTACACCGGCTGCCGGATCAACTGCGGCGGCAGCCAGTGCGTCCTTCGCGTGCGCCGGAAAAACGGTGCGGTCACGGCCATCGAGCCCGACGACCACTACAACCGGGGCGTGGGGCGCGAGGACGCGGTGGTTTCGGATCTGGACTTGATCAAGAACCGGCTGCAGCTGCGCGGCTGCCCCGTCGGCTGGGTCTTTCACAAGCTGGCGTCGTCGCCGGACCGCCTGCTCTACCCGATGAAGCGGGCGAGCGGGGCCCGGCGAGGCGAAGGAAGATTCGAACGGATCTCGTGGGACGAGGCGCTGGACACAGTTGCCGGAAAGATGAAGGAGATCGTGGAGCGCTACGGTCCGTACTCGATCGTGACGCCGTACGCGCCCAACGCGCGCCTGGAGCGGTTGTTCGGTCTCTGGGGCGCGGGCATGGAGGGCTGGGGCTGGTGCTCGATGGATCCCGGGCGGCTGGCGATGCATCTCATGGCCGGGGTGCCGGGCTGGTCCTACGGCGAAGGCTCCAACGACATGGCGGATTTCCTGATCCACACCAAGATGATCGTCCTCTGGGGCTTCGAGCCGACGATCACGCATTTCGGTCCCGGCCACCAGCTTGCCTACTACATTCGCATGGCCAGGGAGCGGGGCACGCCGGTGATCTGCATCGATCCGCGCTACACGGTGGCGGCCGAGGTCCTGGCCGATCAGTGGATCCCGATCAAGCCCGGCACCGACGCTGCGATGATGCTGGCGGTCGCCAACGTTCTGATCAAGGAAAAACTCTACAACCGGGAGTTCGTCGAGAAGTACGTGGACGTCGCCGGGTTCGAGAAATGGCGGGGCCACGTCCTCGGCGAGACCGACGGCGTCGACAAAACCCCGGAATGGGCGGAGAAGATCTGCGCCGTTCCGGCGGAAACCATTCGCGGCTTCGCCCGGCTCTACGCGCGGAAAAAGCCGACGTGGTTGTGGAAGGGCTACGGCATCGATCGGAAAAGCCGGGGCGAGAACACCGCACGCGGAGCGGCGAGCCTGCAGGCGATCATGGGATACTGGGGCGTTCCCGGAGGCTCGGTGCCGCTTCACCTGCGCTTTCGCCACAAGCCCCCCGTGATGCTCCCGTACGGCGAGATCCCGAAGCGCATGGTGCCGAAGATGTACCGCAGCCACAAATGGGCGCAGATGGTGCTCCTGCTGGACAAGGTCCGCGCCGGAGAGATGAGCGTCGAGGAATACAAGCGGATCATCGGCTGGCGCGCCGGCGCGTTGCCGGGACGGCCGGTGACCCGGGTATGGGCCGGAGGCACCGGCGGCGGGCAAGGAGTCGCCAGCCCGGTGGAGGAGAACGGGACCGTCGGGAACGAGGAGGCGCTGCCCAACCCGAAGATGCTCATGTGGGGCACCTACTACGGGGCCGGGACCAACACGCTCAACAACAACGCCGACTCCACCAACGACCAGCTGAAAGCGCTCGAGCGGATGGAGTTCGTCGTCTGGGCGGGAACGCAGATGGGGCCGATGGCGCGCTACGCGGACGTGCTCCTTCCCCTCGCCGACACGACGCTGGAGACCCGATACATCAACAGCGGCGGCTACGGCGGCTTCGCCAACTACACGTTTCTTCCCGGCGTGGTGCCGCCGCCCGGCGAAGCGAGAAACGACGAGTGGGTGTACTCGGAGCTGGCGCGGCGGTTGGGAATCGGCGAGCGGTACAACCAGTACTACAGCGGCGAGCGCTGGGAAGCGTGCTGGGAAGAGTACCTGGAGGACGAATACCGCGACCTCAGGGAAAGGCTGGAGAAGGAAGGGGTGAAGGCGCCGACGTGGAAGAAATTCACGCGCGACTGCCTCATCAACGTCGACGAGTTCTTCGACGAGCCGTGGCACGGCTACAAGGAATTCATCGAGGGTGGAAAGCCGCTCAAGACTCGCAGCGGCAAGATCGAGCTCTACAGCGACATCGTCGCCGACGAAGCGCAGCGGGGCAGGCTCCATTTCGACGCCCACGGCCGGCTGATCGACAACCTGCCCAACGACTGGCGCGATCTGGCGCCTTTCGCAACCTACCAGCCGCCGTACCGGGGGATGGATCACCGGGACGTGAAGCGTTTTCCGCTGATGCTCCTCACGTCCTATCCCCGCTACCGGATCCACAGCACGTTTTGGAACGTGCCGTGGCTCAGAGGCGACTGCTACCGCCACGCAATCTGGCTGAGCGCGGCGGACGCGCGGAAGCGGGGAATCAAGGACGGGGACACGGTGCGGGTCTTCAACGACAAAGGGGTCGCGGTGATCCCTGCCTACGTCACCGCCCGCCTCCTGCCGGGCCTGGCCGTCATCCATCACGGGGGGTGGTACGAGCCGGACGAAAACGGGGTCGACCGCGGCTGCACGCCGAACGTTTTCCTCACGGATCCCGAAAGTCCGGTTACGGCGCCGGCGGTCACCAACCTGGTCGAGGTCGAGCGCTGCGAGGGCTCCCGGCGCCCGGAAGGGGGGTTTTGA
- a CDS encoding YHS domain-containing protein produces MATDPVCKMEVDEKAPPGGKVNYWGKIFYFCTAQCRTAFRRDPDKYAPEVAEGRGPGYDKARASETWRT; encoded by the coding sequence ATGGCGACGGATCCCGTGTGCAAGATGGAGGTCGACGAGAAGGCGCCGCCCGGCGGTAAGGTCAACTACTGGGGCAAGATCTTTTACTTCTGCACGGCGCAGTGTCGCACGGCCTTCCGGCGCGATCCCGACAAGTACGCGCCCGAAGTCGCCGAGGGAAGAGGGCCGGGTTACGACAAGGCCAGGGCTTCGGAGACCTGGCGCACTTAA
- a CDS encoding U32 family peptidase: MLVVPTTFETELLDGLAGIPVSAIYGSLPEEHGARAKKWLPAADLVGVEEHIAQARARGIGFYYTLNSSCGANREFTAEGQKWLAQRLGWLADCGAEGVVATNPYVIEMVKRRYPELRVSLSSIVNVDSVDKALFYEDLGVDSIYLAEYLNRDFRLLRTLRRKLRCDLVPIVNLGCLVHCPLRDYHANFVSHSAECLDRGCYLDYSLAKCIQVKSMRPVEMVKAPWIRPEDLSKYEAMGFARFKLAGREKGREWILQAAAAYAARSYRGKLNDLILGFDGVDPFGEFPVGLDNRRLEGFLEFFKNKDCRLGCDGCTHCEEWLERAMVSEGDRRGYGENIDRLLLRFTSGSFKAPPAGGA, encoded by the coding sequence ATGCTGGTCGTTCCCACCACGTTCGAGACGGAGCTTCTCGACGGTCTCGCCGGCATTCCGGTGAGCGCGATCTACGGCTCGCTGCCCGAAGAGCACGGCGCGAGGGCGAAAAAGTGGCTTCCCGCCGCCGATCTTGTCGGGGTCGAGGAGCACATCGCGCAGGCGCGCGCCCGGGGCATCGGCTTCTATTACACGCTCAACAGCTCGTGCGGGGCCAACCGGGAGTTCACCGCGGAAGGGCAGAAGTGGCTGGCGCAGCGGCTGGGATGGCTCGCCGATTGCGGCGCCGAAGGCGTCGTGGCGACCAACCCCTACGTCATCGAGATGGTGAAGCGCCGCTATCCGGAGCTCCGCGTCAGCCTGTCGAGCATCGTCAACGTCGACAGCGTGGACAAGGCGTTGTTCTATGAGGACCTCGGCGTCGATTCGATCTATCTCGCGGAGTACCTCAACCGCGACTTCCGCCTCCTGCGAACGTTGAGGCGGAAGCTGAGGTGCGATCTCGTGCCCATCGTCAACCTGGGCTGCCTCGTCCATTGCCCGCTGCGCGACTACCACGCGAACTTCGTGAGCCACTCCGCGGAGTGTCTCGACCGGGGCTGTTATCTCGACTACTCGCTGGCGAAGTGCATCCAGGTGAAATCGATGCGGCCGGTGGAGATGGTCAAAGCGCCCTGGATCCGCCCGGAGGATCTCTCGAAGTACGAAGCGATGGGGTTTGCGCGCTTCAAGCTGGCGGGGCGCGAAAAGGGCCGCGAATGGATCCTGCAGGCGGCGGCCGCTTACGCCGCCAGGAGCTATCGCGGGAAGCTCAACGATCTGATCCTCGGCTTCGACGGCGTCGACCCGTTCGGCGAGTTTCCGGTCGGGCTGGACAACCGGCGGCTGGAGGGTTTCCTCGAGTTTTTCAAGAACAAGGATTGCCGCCTCGGTTGCGACGGCTGCACCCACTGCGAGGAATGGCTGGAGCGTGCGATGGTCTCGGAAGGCGATCGGCGGGGATACGGCGAGAACATCGACCGCCTCCTGCTCCGGTTCACTTCCGGAAGCTTCAAGGCGCCGCCGGCCGGGGGAGCGTGA